One window from the genome of [Clostridium] celerecrescens 18A encodes:
- a CDS encoding EscU/YscU/HrcU family type III secretion system export apparatus switch protein, producing the protein MSEFKNTLNKKAVAIKYDDAKNSAPVIVASGMGYMAEKIIETANESGVPVYEDNSLATILTQLELGSQVPEELYQAIVDIYLYFLNCVPGTVEKTVPEPINEIGEEDLMKEEIIKEETVE; encoded by the coding sequence ATGTCAGAATTTAAAAATACATTAAATAAAAAAGCGGTTGCGATAAAATATGACGATGCAAAGAATTCTGCACCTGTTATCGTGGCCTCCGGTATGGGATATATGGCGGAAAAAATAATAGAAACTGCCAATGAAAGCGGTGTTCCCGTTTATGAGGATAATTCTCTTGCAACCATTTTGACCCAGCTTGAGCTTGGGAGCCAGGTGCCGGAGGAGTTATACCAGGCTATTGTGGATATTTACCTTTATTTCTTAAATTGTGTGCCAGGTACGGTAGAAAAAACGGTACCGGAGCCTATAAATGAAATAGGGGAAGAGGATTTAATGAAAGAGGAAATAATAAAAGAGGAAACGGTGGAGTAG